A stretch of the Xiphias gladius isolate SHS-SW01 ecotype Sanya breed wild chromosome 19, ASM1685928v1, whole genome shotgun sequence genome encodes the following:
- the mef2cb gene encoding myocyte enhancer factor 2cb, whose amino-acid sequence MGRKKIQITRIMDERNRQVTFTKRKFGLMKKAYELSVLCDCEIALIIFNSTNKLFQYASTDMDKVLLKYTEYNEPHESRTNSDIVETLRKKGLNGCDSPDPDADDSVGHSPESEDKYRKINEDIDLMISRQRLCALSKKENKGSESPELESALILTPRTEEKYKQINEEFDHMIKTHKIPQAVPPSNYDMPVSIPVSNQNNLIYSHPGGSLGNHNLLPLAHHGLQRNSMSPGVTHRPPSAGNTGGLMGADLTTGAGTSAVKCLSLAVATLRCLGDRWCYYSDSGPTERVNQRINNSQSAQSLATPVVSVATPTLPGQGMGGYPSAISTSYGTEYSLNSADLSSLSGFNSGSSLHLGSMSGWQQQHLQNMQHSALGQLGNCSSSHLCQGSNLSLPSAQSLHIKSEPVSPPRDRTSSTPGVYGGGVPPPQNPSSRQDSGRSPVDSLSSCSSSHEGSDRDEHRNEFHSPLGLARPALDERESPSIKRVRLSEGWAT is encoded by the exons ATGGGGAGGAAAAAGATTCAGATCACGCGGATTATGGATGAACGCAACAGACAG GTGACATTTACAAAGCGAAAGTTTGGCCTGATGAAGAAGGCTTATGAGCTGAGTGtgctgtgtgactgtgagatTGCCCTGATCATCTTCAATAGCACCAACAAGCTGTTCCAGTATGCCAGCACAGACATGGACAAGGTCCTGCTTAAATACACCGAGTACAACGAGCCCCACGAGAGCAGGACAAACTCCGATATTGTGGAG ACATTGAGAAAGAAGGGCCTAAACGGCTGTGACAGCCCAGACCCCGACGCAGACGACTCGGTTGGCCACAGCCCCGAGTCCGAGGACAAGTACAGGAAAATAAACGAGGACATTGATCTGATGATCAGCAGACAGAGATTGTGT GCATTGAGCAAGAAGGAGAACAAAGGCAGCGAGAGCCCGGAGCTCGAGTCTGCTCTCATCCTCACCCCACGCACTGAGGAGAAATACAAACAGATTAACGAGGAGTTTGATCACATGATTAAAACTCATAAGATTCCC CAGGCCGTGCCTCCATCAAACTACGACATGCCCGTGTCCATTCCCGTTAGCAACCAGAACAATCTCATTTACAGCCACCCCGGTGGTTCCCTAGGCAACCACAACCTGTTGCCCCTGGCGCACCATGGCCTACAGAGAAACAGCATGTCTCCCGGAGTTACACACAGACCCCCCAGTGCAGGTAACACAG GTGGCCTCATGGGTGCTGACCTCACCACTGGCGCAGGCACAAGTGCTG TAAAGTGCCTCTCCCTTGCTGTCGCTACCCTGCGTTGCCTTGGAGACCGATGGTGTTACTATAGCGACAGTGGGCCCACGGAAAGGGTG AACCAGAGAATAAACAACTCTCAGTCTGCTCAGTCATTGGCCACCCCAGTGGTATCAGTAGCAACTCCCACTCTACCGGGACAAGGCATGGGCGGTTACCCATCTGCCATCTCTACTTCTTATGGTACCG AGTATTCCTTGAATAGTGCAGATCTGTCCTCCTTGTCTGGCTTCAACAGTGGCAGCTCCCTTCACCTTGGCTCAATGAGTGGGTGGCAACAGCAGCACCTTCAGAACATGCAGCATTCAGCCCTTGGCCAGCTAGG AAATTGCTCTAGCTCTCACTTATGTCAGGGTTCAAATCTCTCCCTGCCCTCTGCTCAAAGCCTGCACATCAAGTCCGAACCTGTTTCTCCTCCTAGAGATCGCACCAGCAGCACACCAGGGGTCTACGGTGGCGGGGTACCACCTCCCCAGAACCCCTCGTCCCGCCAGGACTCGGGACGCTCCCCCGTTGATAGCCTGAGCAGCTGTAGCAGCTCCCATGAGGGCAGCGACCGTGATGAGCACAGGAATGAGTTCCACTCGCCTCTGGGACTGGCCCGGCCCGCCCTGGATGAACGCGAGAGCCCCTCCATCAAACGGGTGCGCCTGTCAGAGGGATGGGCGACATGA